Proteins co-encoded in one Chrysemys picta bellii isolate R12L10 chromosome 13, ASM1138683v2, whole genome shotgun sequence genomic window:
- the LOC103306976 gene encoding olfactory receptor 5A1-like — MPMENQTKVTEFILLGLSSDPQVQIFLFLVFLVIYVVTLVGNILIMLVIRADSHLHTPMYLFLFHLSFVDICYSSITVPTMLMNFLTEHKIISVNGCITQMFFFILLAGTEVFILSAMAYDRYAAICDPLHYMEMMSKGICVQLVSGAWTVGFLYALLNMVFTFKFHFCGPNQIHHFSCELPPLLQLSCTDTFTNQVVLLTSAVILGAISFLLTLISYIHIISTILRIPSVQGKQKTFSTCSSHLIVVGLLYLAAFIQYSKPSSVSSVALDEMVSIQYSILTPMLNPIIYSLKNKEVKTALRNILWKFKFLK, encoded by the coding sequence ATGCCAATGGAAAATCAAACCAAAGTGACTGAATTTATTCTGCTGGGACTTTCCAGTGATCCACAGGTGCAGattttcctcttcctggtgtttttAGTTATTTACGTGGTTACTCTGGTTGGGAACATACTGATCATGCTGGTGATAAGAGCTGATtctcaccttcacacccccatgtacctCTTCCTTTTCCATTTATCCTTTGTTGATATCTGCTATTCCTCCATCACAGTGCCTACAATGCTGATGAACTTCCTAACAGAGCACAAAATTATTTCAGTCAATGGCTGCATTACCCAGATGTTCTTCTTTATCCTCTTAGCAGGTACAGAAGTTTTCATTCTTTCAGCAATGGCTTATGATCGCTACGCTGCCATCTGTGACCCATTGCATTACATGGAGATGATGAGCAAAGGGATCTGTGTTCAGCTGGTGAGTGGGGCATGGACCGTCGGGTTTTTATATGCCCTGCTTAACATGGTTTTCACCTTCAAGTTTCATTTCTGTGGGCCCAATCAAATCCACCAtttcagctgtgagctccctccCCTATTACAACTGTCCTGCACTGATACCTTCACCAACCAAGTGGTGCTTCTCACTTCCGCTGTGATACTTGGAGCGATCTCCTTCCTCCTCACCCTTATCtcctacattcacatcatctccaccatcctgaggatACCCTCTGTGCAGGGGAAGCAAaaaaccttctccacctgcagctcccacttgaTTGTGGTTGGTTTGTTGTACCTGGCAGCTTTCATCCAGTACTCAAAGCCCAGCTCAGTCTCCTCTGTGGCTCTGGATGAAATGGTCTCCATCCAGTACAGCATCTTGACTCCCATGCTAAATCCCATCATCTATAGCCTGAAAAACAAAGAGGTGAAAACAGCCCTAAGGAATATATTGTGGAAATTCAAGTTTCTCAAGTAG